One window of Paroedura picta isolate Pp20150507F chromosome 2, Ppicta_v3.0, whole genome shotgun sequence genomic DNA carries:
- the LOC143829083 gene encoding mitochondrial protein C2orf69 homolog, which translates to MSRRCPPVASVLRGLLGSAFLCLARNMSLRGGPGGCLAGPSGNRHRLSSAPQPDPPRLRLPAVPGHEPSRANDLLLLLPPETPPQQQQQQQHHVLYFPGDVQSYREVMVCHPENFQWESWCLENIAAILAHRFPGSYIWVIKCSRMHLHKFSCYDNFVASNMFGAPEHSPDFGAFRHLHALLVNAFKIAQNFLLSQKTTHGFSKDGKAAPYKFPVAPSTNGCLAAETEPDCEPFHNSTVNFIEPSIAGGASFTLIGFSKGCVVLNQLLYELKGAKQDKDLAAFIQNIRAIYWLDGGHSGGSNTWVTCPDVLKGFAQTGIAVNAHVTPYQVFDTMRSWIGKEHKRFVQVLEEFGVNVNSQLHFADEAPSLDNHFRVHEVF; encoded by the exons ATGAGCAGGCGCTGCCCACCTGTCGCCTCCGTCCTGAGGGGGCTCCTGGGTTCCGCCTTCCTCTGCCTGGCGCGGAACATGAGCCTCCGCGGGGGGCCGGGCGGCTGCCTGGCGGGGCCCTCGGGCAACCGCCACCGCCTCTCCTCGGCCCCCCAGCCGGACCCGCCGCGCCTGCGCCTGCCCGCCGTGCCCGGCCACGAGCCCTCTCGCGCCAACgacctgctgctgctcctgcccccGGAGAcgccgccgcagcagcagcagcagcagcagcatcacgTCCTCTACTTCCCCGGGGACGTCCAG AGCTATCGTGAAGTTATGGTTTGCCATCCAGAAAACTTCCAGTGGGAGTCTTGGTGCTTAGAAAACATTGCTGCTATCCTTGCCCATCGTTTCCCCGGCAGTTACATTTGGGTTATAAAATGCTCTCGCATGCATTTGCACAAGTTCAGCTGTTATGACAATTTTGTGGCCAGCAATATGTTTGGAGCGCCTGAGCACAGCCCTGACTTTGGAGCCTTCAGACACCTCCATGCGCTATTGGTCAACGCCTTTAAAATTGCACAGAACTTTCTGCTGTCACAGAAGACCACACATGGATTCAGCAAGGATGGAAAGGCCGCACCTTACAAATTCCCCGTTGCTCCCAGTACCAATGGATGTTTGGCGGCAGAAACGGAACCAGACTGCGAACCTTTTCACAATTCAACTGTGAACTTTATCGAGCCTTCCATCGCCGGCGGAGCGTCATTCACTTTGATAGGTTTCAGCAAGGGTTGTGTTGTCCTGAACCAATTGCTTTATGAACTCAAGGGCGCTAAACAGGACAAGGACCTAGCTGCCTTCATCCAAAACATACGAGCAATTTACTGGCTGGACGGGGGTCATTCTGGAGGAAGCAATACCTGGGTCACCTGCCCTGATGTGCTGAAAGGCTTTGCACAGACTGGGATCGCCGTGAACGCGCATGTCACGCCGTACCAGGTCTTTGACACCATGAGGTCATGGATCGGAAAAGAGCACAAGAGATTTGTACAAGTCCTTGAGGAGTTTGGCGTGAACGTCAACAGCCAGCTTCATTTTGCCGATGAAGCCCCTTCCTTAGACAACCACTTCAGAGTCCACGAAGTATTCTGA